A region from the Vicingaceae bacterium genome encodes:
- a CDS encoding lipopolysaccharide biosynthesis protein — translation MNYRKLAVHNFIWIFTSSTLSKILHFITYILLARLLNPKDFGIVSLTAVFVDLADTIKDAGIGQSLIRKREATYDDFNSIFFYNLFVGLILYSSIFLLAPYIEKFYELDDFAEVIRVLGVTLILNSFGYISRLKMTKDLEFKKQFKIGIPSLITSSILGITLAFLNFGYWSLVFMRLFKDLMNVILYNYNYTWRPSFQINLKILKEHIIFGSKLLISAMVNHLFTNLYVFVISKIYNTAILGLFNNADNFRKLFTNQIMVSMNQLTLPLFSKIDNNLELKNIYRKLTIISFTLICPLMFFFSINSDYLYLILFGEKWMFSSKIFKILIFAELFRILTSYGINLMIVKNHADLVLKITIFRRLFFVIILFMTIYWGVIQLAWGIVISEILSYFTISYYYNKLINYTFKELIQDYSPIILISIIAFFFTYAANKIPGIELMDKYAILILNGIIFITIYLVLLILFLHEVWEWLKNIKNDLVDIKKYK, via the coding sequence ATGAATTATAGAAAATTAGCCGTTCATAATTTTATATGGATATTTACTTCCTCAACGTTATCGAAAATTCTTCACTTCATAACCTATATTTTGTTAGCAAGATTGTTAAATCCAAAAGATTTTGGGATAGTGTCCTTGACAGCTGTTTTTGTTGATTTGGCAGATACAATTAAGGATGCCGGAATAGGACAATCATTAATTAGAAAAAGAGAAGCAACATATGATGATTTTAATTCTATCTTTTTTTATAATCTTTTTGTTGGATTAATATTATATTCTTCGATTTTTTTGTTAGCTCCATATATTGAAAAATTTTATGAATTAGATGATTTTGCAGAAGTTATAAGAGTTCTAGGGGTGACATTAATTTTAAATTCTTTTGGGTATATATCTCGATTAAAGATGACAAAAGATTTAGAATTTAAAAAGCAATTTAAAATAGGGATTCCTTCGCTGATCACTTCCAGTATTTTGGGAATAACTCTGGCATTTCTGAATTTTGGATATTGGAGCTTGGTATTTATGCGTTTGTTCAAAGATTTAATGAATGTAATACTTTATAATTACAATTATACATGGAGGCCGTCTTTTCAAATTAATTTAAAAATTCTTAAAGAACATATTATATTCGGATCAAAATTACTAATATCAGCGATGGTAAATCATTTGTTTACAAATCTATACGTGTTTGTAATTTCCAAAATTTATAACACAGCTATTTTAGGATTATTTAATAATGCAGATAATTTTAGAAAATTATTTACAAATCAAATTATGGTTTCTATGAATCAGTTGACATTGCCACTATTTTCAAAAATTGATAATAATTTAGAATTAAAAAATATTTATCGAAAATTAACCATTATATCTTTCACCTTAATATGTCCTTTAATGTTTTTTTTTTCCATTAACTCTGATTATCTTTATTTAATTTTATTTGGTGAAAAATGGATGTTTTCATCAAAAATATTTAAAATCCTAATATTTGCAGAATTGTTTCGAATATTGACATCTTATGGAATTAATCTTATGATTGTAAAGAATCATGCGGACTTGGTACTTAAAATAACAATCTTTAGACGTCTTTTTTTTGTTATAATTCTATTTATGACTATTTATTGGGGGGTGATTCAATTGGCATGGGGTATTGTCATTTCCGAAATTCTTTCATATTTTACTATTTCTTATTATTACAATAAATTAATAAATTATACTTTTAAAGAATTAATTCAAGATTATTCTCCTATTATTTTAATTAGCATAATAGCGTTTTTTTTTACATACGCCGCTAATAAAATTCCGGGTATTGAATTGATGGATAAATATGCCATTTTAATTTTAAATGGTATTATATTCATAACAATTTATTTGGTTCTTTTAATATTATTTTTGCATGAAGTTTGGGAATGGTTGAAAAATATAAAAAATGATTTGGTTGACATTAAAAAATATAAATAA